The Archangium primigenium genomic interval ACGGATCTGCAGACGGGCGAGCGCGTGCTCATCGAGGGCACGGGCTCGTTCTTCGAGCAGCCCGAGTTCGCCGACGTGGAGCGCATGCGCGCGCTCTTCAAGACGCTGGGCGAGAAGAACAAGCTCCTGTCCCTGCTGGACCGGGTGCAGCGCGCGCGCGAGATGCAGATCTTCATCGGCACCGAGAGCGACTTCTCCTCGGCCGGGGACGTGACGGTCATCGCCAGCCCCTACGGCAGCCGCGAGCAGGTGCTGGGCACGGTGGGCGTCATCGGGCCCACGCGCATGAACTACCAGCGCATCATCCCGCTGGTGAGCTTCACCGCGCAGGCCCTCTCCCTGGCGCTCGACAAGGTCTAGCCCGGCTCAGGCGCTCTCGGCCTGGGGCTCCTCGGGCGTCTCGGGCTCGGCCTGGCGCAGGGGCGCGTAGACGCGCAGGGCGCCGGGCAGCAGCTCGAAGCGCACGGGCGTCTGGCCGATCATCTCCCCGTCCGCGTTGACGTCCTGGGGCGGGGTGGCGTCCACGCGGATGCGCGTGCCGCTCACCGCCTTGACGGCCGGGTGGCTCAGGTGCTCGCCCGAGCGCAGCGTGAGCGCCACGCGCGCGAGCGTGGACAGGTCCTGCATGTGGCCCAGGCCCGTGCCCTCGCGGCCGGACTCGTGCGAGGGGGCGACGATGGTGTAGGCGTCCAAGAGCTGGTCATCCAGCGTGGCGTCCGGCGTCACCATGTTGCCCGCGCCGTGGTAGCGGCCATTGCCCACCACGAGCTGCAGCACGTCCACCTCCAGCGTCTCGTGCTCGGTCTCCAGGCGCACGCGGAAGGGCTGGTGCTCCCACAGCTCGGCGAAGGCGGCCACGGGGTAGGCGAGCTTGCCCACGCGGCGCTTGAGCTCGGGGGTGAGGCGGCGGGCGATGGCGGAGGCCAGGCCCAGGCTCACCGCGTTGAGGAAGGGCCGGCCGTTGGCGAGCCCCACGTCCACGTGCACGGTGCGGCCCTCGGCGATGGCGTCGCAGGCGGCCTCCAGCGTGGGCGCGATGCCGAGCGAGCGCGCGAAGTCGTTGCCCGTGCCCAGGGGCAGCACGCCCAGGGACACGTCCCGGCCGAGCAGGTGCTTGATGGCGTGGTTGAGCGTGCCGTCCCCGCCGCCGAGGATGAAGCGCCGCACGCCACCCTCGAGCGCCTGGAGGATGAGCCGGTCCATGTGCTCAGGGTCGGTGACGGCGTGGCTCTCCAGCACGGGGATGCCGCGGTTGGCGAGCGCCTCGCGCGTGGCGGGCAGCGCCTCGGCGCCCATGCGCGAGTTGGGGTTGATGAGCACCAGGGCCGGGCCCTCGTCGAGGGCGATGCGCTCCGGGGTGGCCCGGAGCGCGATGTCGGAGATGGGTTCGGGATTCATGGCCGCCGCCCTCAGCGCGACTCGTCGTCCTTGGAGGTGAGCGACTCGGCCGTCCAGGGCCAGGTGTCGGGCGCGGACTCGTACTGGGCCAGGAGCTGGGAGGGGTCCTGGTAGATGGCGCGGCAGCCGGCCGTGCGCAGGTCGTCCTCGGGGAAGCCGCCGCAGCGCACGCCCACGCTCATGATGCCGAGCTTGCCGGCCGCCAGGGCGTCATAGGGCGTGTCCCCCACGACGACCACGGTGTGCGGCTGCGGGCGGCCGAGCCGCTCCAGGGCCGCGCTGAAGATGTCCGGGTGGGGCTTGCTCTTGGCGGCGTCGTCCTTGGTGGTCTCGCCGTCGGTCATGCCCTCGATGCGGCACAGGCGCAGGTAGCGCTCCAGCTCCTCGTCCTTGCAGGAGGAGGCCACGGCGACCCGCATGCCGTCCGCGCGCAGGCGCTGGAACAGCTCGCGCACCTCCGGGAAGGGGCGCAGCTTGGGCATGAACTCCCGCTGGAAGAGCGCGGAGCGGTAGTCCTCCAGCTCCTGGCCGAACTTCTCCAGCTCGTCCTCGGTGAAGAAGACGGGCAGCAGTTGATCCGCGCCCTTGCCAATCTGGCTGCGCACATGGGCGAAGGGCACATCCCGGCCGAACTCCAGGAACGCGCGCCGCCAGGCCTCGGCGTGCTCGTCCACGGAGTCCACCAACGTGCCGTCCACATCGAAGATGACGTTCTGAACCAGCGCCATACCGTCGCACTCCTTCCTTCCCAAGGTGTGGACGGTCCGGGCGGGCTTCAACCCGGAAGGGCTCGCTAGGGCGTCTGCTCCCCCGCGAATGTCTTCTGTCCAACGGTGTAGCCCGCGGGCGGCGTGAGGGTGAAGGTCTCCGCGGGCAGCGCGGGGTTGAGCTCCGTGCGGGTGAGCACCGTCTGGGCCACGCGCTGGCCCCCGGCCCACTGCGTCAGCGTGCGGGGGACACACAGCGACAGGGCGGCCTCGCAGTGCTCGGCTTCCACGCGCACCTCGGAGGTGTCCGCGCCGCTGCGCATGCGCTTGGCGAGGAAGTCCATGGCGGGCCAGCGCAGCACGTACGTCACCTCCACGTCGCTGCCCGGGGGGCGCACCGTGAGCTCCACCGCCTCGGGGGCGAGCGCGTGGGTGGCGCGGCGGGCGCTCACGCCCTCCCCGGGCAGCAGCGGGGCGCGGAAGCCCTCGGGCGCGAAGGGGTTGAAGAGCGCCGTGAGCGCGCCCACGCGCCGCTCCGGGGTGAGGTCGTCCTGGTAGGTGTAGAAGGCGCGCGCCGCGTCATCGCGCTCGACCAGGCGCGTGCCGTCCCAGGCCCAGGTGCGCTGGAGCGGGGCGCCGAGCGTGCCCAGCATCTTCTGGGGGGCGCGCCAGGCGAACTGGAAGCGCATCGTCTGCTCTCCCTCCTGGGCGCTGCCCTCCAGCACGTAGCTGGTGAGCCGGGTGTCCCGCGCCGCCAGGCGCTGCCGGGCGCCCGCGAGCAGGGCGGCGGGATCCTCGCCCTTGGGACAGCCGGTGAGCAGCACGAGCGACAGCGGGAGCAGGGCACGAGGGCGCATGGGACTCGGGGGGAGCGAGGGGGCTGGAAACGACGAAGGCCCCGCTGTCGCCAGGGGGCCCTCGGGACTCCACGGGAAGTGGAGGGGACGACTACTTCACCGCCACGCCGGTGGCCTGGGAGATGGGGAAGCCGATGATGGTGCCGCCCAGCGCGAAGATGCCGTGGCGGGGGGTGGTGCCGGCGGTGAGGATCTGCACCTTGTTGCCGCCCATGGCCTTGGCCTCGGTCACCAGCAGGCGGTTGACCACGGTGTCCAGGTCGCTCTGGACCAGGTCGATCACGTGGAAGATGGCGGTCAGGCCGAGCGCCGTGCCCTGGATCACCGCGATGGGGTCGCCACCGGAGGCGGAGACCTCGTTGTTGGAGACGATCGCCGTCTCCACGCTGGTGCACGCCACGAGACCGCTCGCCAGAATCGCCGAAACAATCGCCTTCTTCATAGTGTGTTGCCTCCCAGAAGCGTTTGACGCCGACCGTCAGGCGGAGAACCAACCTCTCGTCCCCTCGTCTGGCCCGCGCGTTGCGCGGCGGTCGTAGCAAAGGCATCCCTCAAGTCAAGCAATGATGGCGCCGGGTGCGGGGCAGTCATCAGTGCGGCCCCCTTGCGCCGCGCATCCATTGAAATGCGCCCCGGGCGTTGCTACCCCGTGGCCTGCCCATGGAGAGCGCCCCCGTTCGTTCCGCCCCCCGCCTCTGGCTGCACCTGCTGCTCTTCGTGCTGACCGTGGGGACGACGTCCTTCACCTTCGATCAGGCGTTTCCCAGTGGGCCCCTGCCGGAGCCGGAGCGACTGCGGCACGCGCTGGCCTTCAGCGCGGCGCTGCTGGCCATCCTCGGCGCGCACGAGATGGGGCACTACGTGCTCGCGCGCCTGCACGGGGTGGACGTGTCCCTGCCGTACTTCATCCCGCTGCCCTACCTGGGCATTGGCACCCTGGGCGCCGTCATCCGCATCCGCGATCGCATCCCCACGCGCAACGCCCTGGTGGACATCGGGGCGGCGGGCCCGCTCGCGGGACTCGTGGTGGCGCTGCCCCTGCTCGTCTGGGGCCTGGGCCACTCCACCTGGGTGGCCGCGCCCCCGGACACCGGGCTGTCGTTTCCCGGGGACACCTCGCTCTGGAACCTCGGGCGGCACGCGGGCGGGTGGGCCCTGGAGTCGCTCGGCCTCGTGGACCCGCCCCGGGAGGAGCCCCGGCTCTTCGGCTACCAGGCCCTCATCTTCAGCGACAGCCTGCTCATGCGCGGCCTCAAGGCGCTGGTGCTGGGCCCCCTGCCCGCGGGTCGCGACATCCAGGAGCACCCGGTGGTCATCGCCGGCTGGTTCGGCCTGCTGGTGACCCTGCTCAACCTCATGCCGGTCGGCCAGTTCGATGGTGGACACCTCGCGTACGCCCTGTGGGGGCGGCACGCGCGTCGCGTCGGTCAGGCCATGGCCCTGGTGCTGCTTTTCCTCACCCTCTTCTACACCTTCACCTGGGTCGTCTGGCTGCTGGTGGCCAGCAAGCTGGTGGGCTTCGGCCATCCGGAGGTCACCCGGCCATCCGAGCCATTGGGACTCGGGCGAAAGCTGGTATGCGGGCTATGCTTCCTCGCCTTGGCGGGGTGTGCCATGCCCGTGCCCATCCGAATGGTGATCTGGTGAAGTACTTCTGTGAGGCGTGTGAGCGGCTCGTCCCCCCGGCATCCGTCCGGATGGAGGATGGCCTGCTCGTGGTCAAGTGCTCGCGCTGCAAGGTGGAGATGCGGGGCGAGCCCGAGACGGACGAGCGCCGGGCGCCTCCCCCCGCCGCGGTGGCGGCCGCCAAGGCGACCGAGCCGGACTCCTCCGTCATCTCCCTCGCCCTGGACGACGCCGAGCTCGACCCCATCCAGAGCGAGCCCACCCGGCGCATGGTGGTGCCCGCGGAGCTGCTCGCCGCCATCCAGGCCGAGGCCGAGGAGAGCCGCAAGAAGAGCAAGGAGGTCAAGAAGGGGCCCAAGGAGAAGAAGGCGCCCATGCCGGTGCTCACGCCCGCCCTGGAGTCCAAGCCCCAGCGCGCCCCGGAGCCCGTGCGGACGCCCGAGCCGATGCCGGCCGTGGTGGAGCCGGCCCCCAAGGCCCCCGAGCGCACGTACACGCCCGCGCCCGTGCGCGCGGCCGAGCCGGTGAAGCCGCGCGAGCGCGAGCGCGAGCGGGAGAAGTCTCCCCGCGCGGCCGCCGAGCCCGCGGCGGCCCCGAGCCTGACGGTGCTCAAGCTCTCGGAGGCGAAGTCGCGCGTTCCCTGGCCCGAGGGCGCCCCGGCCGCCGAGCCCACGCCGGCGCCCGTCGCGGCGGCGCCCGAGCCCACGCCGGCGCCCGAGCCCGAGCGCGCGCCGGGCCCCAACCTGCGCGTGGTGCGCGACAGCGGCTCGGCGCCCACGGTGGCCCCGGCCGCCGCGGCGGGGCCGGAAGATCCCTTCATGCCGCCCTCGGGCTTCTGTCCCAAGTGCATCGGCACGCGCAAGGAAGGCAGCGCGGTGTGCCCGCACTGCGGCCTGGACTTCTCGCGCTTCAAGCCGGACGAGCTGCGGCCCTCGCCGCTCGTGGCCTCCACGTGGCTGGGCGTGGTGGAGCTGTGGGAGACGAGGAGCGCGCACGACAAGGTGCTGGCGCTGGCGTCCGAGCGCGGGGAGTTGCCGGCGCTCGGGCGGCTCTACCGCATCCGCCTGGCGCGCCACCCGGAGGATCCCATCGCCCAGCGCGGGCGCGAGGAGGTGGTGCGGCTGGCCTCGGCGGGCTCGCTGCTCATCCCCTCGGCGCCGCCGGACAAGCGCATGAAGATGCGCATGGCGGGTCTGGGCGTGGCCTTCCTCGTCCTGCTCGTCATCGCCGTGAGCATTGGCATGAAGGTGCGCCAGATGCTGGCGGGCTCGCCCTAGGCCGGTGCCTCCCATGCGGGACGCCCAGGCCATCAACCTGTCCTGGCTCATGCGGCTGCGCTGGGGCGCGCTCCTGGGCCAGGTGGCCGTCATCCTCGGCGTGCACCTGGGGCTGGGGCTCTCCCTGCGGCTCGGGCCGCTGTTCGCCACCGTGGCGGTGGGGGCCGTGAGCAACGCGCTGCTCGTGCCGTGGATGCGGCGGCGGCGCGGGCGGCCCGTCCCCGAGGCGCTCACCTGGGCGG includes:
- a CDS encoding lipid kinase codes for the protein MNPEPISDIALRATPERIALDEGPALVLINPNSRMGAEALPATREALANRGIPVLESHAVTDPEHMDRLILQALEGGVRRFILGGGDGTLNHAIKHLLGRDVSLGVLPLGTGNDFARSLGIAPTLEAACDAIAEGRTVHVDVGLANGRPFLNAVSLGLASAIARRLTPELKRRVGKLAYPVAAFAELWEHQPFRVRLETEHETLEVDVLQLVVGNGRYHGAGNMVTPDATLDDQLLDAYTIVAPSHESGREGTGLGHMQDLSTLARVALTLRSGEHLSHPAVKAVSGTRIRVDATPPQDVNADGEMIGQTPVRFELLPGALRVYAPLRQAEPETPEEPQAESA
- a CDS encoding HAD family hydrolase → MVQNVIFDVDGTLVDSVDEHAEAWRRAFLEFGRDVPFAHVRSQIGKGADQLLPVFFTEDELEKFGQELEDYRSALFQREFMPKLRPFPEVRELFQRLRADGMRVAVASSCKDEELERYLRLCRIEGMTDGETTKDDAAKSKPHPDIFSAALERLGRPQPHTVVVVGDTPYDALAAGKLGIMSVGVRCGGFPEDDLRTAGCRAIYQDPSQLLAQYESAPDTWPWTAESLTSKDDESR
- a CDS encoding site-2 protease family protein; this translates as MESAPVRSAPRLWLHLLLFVLTVGTTSFTFDQAFPSGPLPEPERLRHALAFSAALLAILGAHEMGHYVLARLHGVDVSLPYFIPLPYLGIGTLGAVIRIRDRIPTRNALVDIGAAGPLAGLVVALPLLVWGLGHSTWVAAPPDTGLSFPGDTSLWNLGRHAGGWALESLGLVDPPREEPRLFGYQALIFSDSLLMRGLKALVLGPLPAGRDIQEHPVVIAGWFGLLVTLLNLMPVGQFDGGHLAYALWGRHARRVGQAMALVLLFLTLFYTFTWVVWLLVASKLVGFGHPEVTRPSEPLGLGRKLVCGLCFLALAGCAMPVPIRMVIW